TATCGAAGAACTTCTCGGCCCCGCAATCTACCCCGAAACCGGATTCTGTAACGACAAAATCGGCCGTCTTGAGCGCTATCTTATCGGCGATAACGGAACTGTTCCCGTGCAGTATATTCGCGAACGGGCCCGCGTGTATTAGGCACGGTGTATGCTCAAGCGTCTGTACGAGCGTCGGCTTTATGGCGTCCTTCAGGAGGGCCGTCATAGCGCCGGCCACCTTGAGGTCGGCGCAGGTCACGGGCTCCCCATCTTCTGTAAGGGCCACCACTATCTTGGAGATACGCCTGTAAAGCTCCGGCAATGAATCGGCGAGCGCAAGTATGGCCATGATCTCGCTCGCCGCCGTAATGTCGAACCTGGAGGAGCGCTCGATGCCCGATTCGCCTCCGCCAACGCCCACCCTGACATGTCTCAGTGACCGGTCGCTTACGTCGACCACCCTGTCCCAGAATATACGCTCCCTGTCTATGCCGAGTTTGTTGCCCCTGTAAATATGGTTATCGAGGAACGCGGCCAGCAGGTTGTGGGCCGCCGTCACGGCATGGAAATCGCCGGTCAGGTGCAGGCTTATGTCGTCCCTCGGGACGACCTGGGAGAGCCCGCCGCCGGTCCCGCCGCCCTTTATGCCGAATAGAGGCCCGAGCGACGACTGCCTTATCGTAGAGACGGACCTCCTGCCCAGACGGTTCAGGGCCATCGAGAGGCCTATGGTGGTAACGGTCTTACCTTCGCCGAGAGGCGTCGGGGTGATCCCCGTCACCACTACGTAGGTGCCCGTTTTACGGGAAGCGGTCTTATCCAGGATCTCAAGCGAGACCTTGGCTTTATATCTGCCGCAGGGCTCGAGATATCTCTTCCCTATGCCTGATGCGGAGGCGATCGACTCTATAGGTTTCAATACGGCTCTTCGCGCGATCTCGTGATCTTTCATATGATATTATATTAAGGTAATCATTTTATTATAAAGTCACAGATGGGTCAACAGAATTTACTTGGCTAGACAATCCCTGACAGGCCTGAATGAGCGGCGGTGGATCGGTGAGGGGCCGTGTGCCTTAAGGCTCTCTTTGTGGGCGCGGGTGGGATACCCTTTATGTCTCGAAAAACCGTACTGCGGGTATACCCTGTCGTATTCGACCATTAGACGGTCTCTTGTGACCTTGGCGACTATTGAGGCGGCGGCTATTGATAAACTCTTGGAATCGCCCGAGACGATGCATCGGGAACCGCAGCGGGACCTTATCTTCATGTTGCCGTCAACGAGGATGTAATCCGGAGGGACTGACAGATTGGCCAGGGCGATCTCCATCGCCTTCATGGTGGCCCGGTAGATATTTATGTCATCGATCGTCTTCTCGTCCACTATCCCGACGCCGACAACGGATTTTTCCAGGATCTCCCGGTAGGCCCTCTCCCGCTGTGCGGAAGAGAGTTTTTTTGAATCATTCACCGTCGTCCTGAGGTCGAAGTCCTTCAGGATGACTGCGCCTGCGACGACAGGCCCGGCCAGCGGGCCGCGGCCGGCTTCGTCGATACCGGCTATCGACTTATAGCCTGCCCTATTTAGACGCTTCTCCTGCAGGAGCAGTCGGTGTCTCAGGAGACGCCGGCGCGCCTGACTCCGCGTGCTCGATCTTCTCTTCAACTCTGGTCGCCTTCCCGATCTTCTTTTTAAGGTAGTACAGCTTCGCCCTTCTGACATCGCCCTTTTTGGCAAGACGGATGCTATCGATCGAAGGCGAATGTAACGGGAGGACAAGCTCCACCCCTTCTCCGTAGGATATCTTCCTGACGGTTATCGTCTCGTTCAGGCCTGAGCCCTGGCGCCCGATCAGTATCCCCTCGAACGTCTGGATCCTGGACTTCCCTTCCTCGACGATCTTAAGCTGGACGTCTAAAGTGTCGCCGATGTTGAAAGCGCCAATATCTTTCTTCATATATTTCGCTTCCATCAATTTGATGAGTTTATGCATGTTTTTCATCCTTTCTATTACTTGCCTCTTGACCCTTTATCCTCAGTAGATCGGGTCTTCGCTCTCTGGTACGTTCAGTCGCTTCTCTCTTCCGCCATTCCGCTATCTTCTTATGGTCGCCGCTTATCAATATATCGGGGACCTTCATACCCTTGAACTCCGCAGGACGCGTATACTGCGGATATTCCAACAGTCCGCTCTCGAACGACTCGTCCTTGACCGACTCATTATGCCCGAGGACTCCCGGGATGAGCCGCACTATAGAATCTATAAGGACGAGCGCCGGCAGCTCTCCGCATGTCAATATATAATCGCCTATCGATATCTCCTCGTCGGCAAACCCGCGTATCCGCTCGTCAAAACCTTCGTAGTGCCCGCAGACGAGGATGATCCGTTTGTATCGCGCGAGCCGCTTCACCGCCTTCTGTTCCAGCTTCTTCCCCTGCGGCGTCAACAATACTACCCGACACCCTATACCCGATACCCTATACCCTTTCTTCAGTTCTCTCAGCGCCCGATACACCGGCTCGACCTTCATCACCATGCCTGCGCCGCCGCCGAACGGCTTATCGTCAGCCGTCCTGTGCGCGTCATCCGTCCAGTCGCGCAGGTTATGGACCTTTATCGCAACGAGCCGTTTCGCCTGGGCCCTCTTCAGCATCGATTCGCCCAGGATATTCGGGAACATGGCCGGGAAGAGCGTCAGGACGTCTATCCGCATCATGGGATACGCCTTACTTTTTCGCCGCCGGCTTCTTGATCCCCTGCTTCTTCAAAAGCGTCGCCACTATAGGCGTCGGCACGGCGCCCACACCGAGCCAGTATTCCGCGCGCTCTTTATCCACCCTCACCGTTGCCGGGTCGGTCTTCGGATCGTAGGAGCCGAGTATCTCTATCGATTTGCTGTCCCTGGCCCTGCGCTTGTCCATGACGACGATCTTGTGGGCCGGCTTCTTCTTCGCCCCGATCCTCTTAAGTCGTATTACTGCTGGCATTTTTCCTCCTCGTTATAAACTAGTGGTCTATAGTCCATGGTCCATAGTCCACGGTAAAAATTAACTGTGGACCGTTGACGGTGGACTATTTATCTTTTTCCCTCCACACCTTCGCGCCTAAACTCGTCAGCTTCTCCTCAAGCTTCTCGTATCCCCTGTCAAGGTGGTATATCCTCTGGACTTCGGTCCTGCCCTTCGCTACGAGCCCCGCCAGTACGAGAGCGGCGGAGGCCCTCAGGTCGGAGGCCATTACCGGCGCACCGCTCAGGTTCCTGACGCCCTTCACGATGGCGGTCGGCCCTTCAAGTATTATGTCGGCCCCCATCCTGCCCAGTTCGCTTATATGTATGAACCTGTCCGGATATATCTTCTCCGTGATGACGCTTATCCCGTCCGTCACAGCCATCAAACTCATGACCTGCGCCTGCATGTCCGTGGGAAATCCCGGGAACGGGAGCGTCGTCACGTCCACCGGCTTCAGCTTCCTCACGTACCGCGCGCGGAAACCGTTAGGCACCTTCTTTATATCGAGCCCCGCCTCGGTCAGTTTGTCGACAAGCGCCATCAGGTGCTCAAGCTTCGCGTTCTTGAGCGTTATATCCCCTTTTGTGATGGCCGCCGCCACCATATAAGTGCCGGCCTCTATCCTGTCCGATATGACGTCGTGCTCGGCGCCGTGCAGCCGTTTGACCCCTTCGATGATGATCCTGTGCGTGCCGTAACCCTTTATCTTCGCACCCATCCTGACAAGGAATGTGGCAAGGTCCACCACCTCCGGCTCGCACGCCGCGTTCTCTATGACAGTGATGCCCTTCGTGAGCGTAGCGGCGGTCATTATATTATCCGTCGCGAGGACGCTCGAACCGAAGTGGCCGCCAAGGTATACGGTCGTCCCCCGCATCCTGCTGCCGTCGGCTATGATGTAACCCGCCTCGACCTTTATCTTCGCGCCCAGGGCCTTGAGCCCCTTGAGATGCAGGTCTATCGGCCTCGGGCCTATGACACAGCCGCCCGGGAAAGAGACCTCCGCATACTTCTGTTTCGCGAGCAGCGGTCCCAGGACGCAGATCGACGCTCGCATCGTGCTCACGAGCTCGTAAGGCGCGCGGCTCTTCCTGTATCCTGCCGGCTCGACCGCTATCCTGTCGCGGTCCTGCTGGACCCTGACATCGAAGTTCTTCAGGATCTTCAGCATCGTCGACATATCCCGGAGCGCCGGTATATTCCTCACCACCGACTTATCATCCGTGAGGAGCGTCGCCGCCAGGATAGGCAGGCACGCGTTCTTTGCCCCGCTTATAGTTACCGTGCCTTCAAGCCGCCTGCCGCCTTCTACTAACAGCTTATCCATTTAAGAGTGAGCACCCTCTCTATCCCGTTATGGTCTTTTACGATATCCACCGGCTCATACCGGCCGCGCTCTTTTGCGATACCCAGTATCCCGTCGAGTTGGCCGTAGCCTATCTCGAAGACGATGAGACCGTCCCGTTTAAGATGGCGCGGGCCGTCCCTCAATATTTTGCGATAAAAATCGAGGCCGTCCTCCCCGCCGTCTATGGCTATGCGCGGCTCCTGCAACACCTCTCTCTGGAGACCGTCAAACTCGCGGCGCGCGACATATGGCGGATTTGAGACCACGATGTCGAACTCGCCTTCTATATCGTCAAAGAGGTCGCTCTTTACGAACTCTATCTTCTCCCTTACGCCGAAGCGTCCGGCATTGAGCTGGGCCACAGCCAGCGCCTCTTCCGATATGTCGGAAGCGATTATTTTACATTGAGTTACGCTTTTTGTCAAAGCAATTGCTATGTTCCCGGATCCTGTGCAGAGGTCGAGCAACCGTGGACTGTGGACTATGGACTGTGGACCTTTCAATATATCTATCACCCGCCCTACAACAAGCTCCGTCTCCGGCCTCGGAATGAGCACGCGTTCATCCACGACAAGATCGAGACCGCAGAACTCGGTCCTCCCTATTATATACTGGATAGGCGTAAAAGGTTTTACCGTAGCTATCATCTCGAGGCCGCCAGTCTCATCTTCTTCTCTTCCGCCTTCAGGGCATCTATGATATCGTCCAATCCCCCCTCGAGCACCTCTTCGAGGTTATG
The genomic region above belongs to Candidatus Omnitrophota bacterium and contains:
- a CDS encoding formate--tetrahydrofolate ligase; protein product: MKDHEIARRAVLKPIESIASASGIGKRYLEPCGRYKAKVSLEILDKTASRKTGTYVVVTGITPTPLGEGKTVTTIGLSMALNRLGRRSVSTIRQSSLGPLFGIKGGGTGGGLSQVVPRDDISLHLTGDFHAVTAAHNLLAAFLDNHIYRGNKLGIDRERIFWDRVVDVSDRSLRHVRVGVGGGESGIERSSRFDITAASEIMAILALADSLPELYRRISKIVVALTEDGEPVTCADLKVAGAMTALLKDAIKPTLVQTLEHTPCLIHAGPFANILHGNSSVIADKIALKTADFVVTESGFGVDCGAEKFFDIKCRYGRLVPDVAVLVSSVRALKAHSGRFKVSPGRPLDKGLLKEDIGALEEGCANLEKQIENVKTFGIPCVVAINRFGSDTKREIETVKRRSGAAGAFACAVSELYRHGSGGGIELAEAVVRASGARRNFRFLYPAGLPIKDKIETIAKKMYGARSVQYGAVAESDIALWEGLGFGRFPVCMAKTHLSLSHDPSLKGRPRHFDLPVRGARLFAGAGFISPLCGNIMTMPSLPSRPLGEKVGIDSKGNIKGI
- a CDS encoding ribonuclease HII → MKRRSSTRSQARRRLLRHRLLLQEKRLNRAGYKSIAGIDEAGRGPLAGPVVAGAVILKDFDLRTTVNDSKKLSSAQRERAYREILEKSVVGVGIVDEKTIDDINIYRATMKAMEIALANLSVPPDYILVDGNMKIRSRCGSRCIVSGDSKSLSIAAASIVAKVTRDRLMVEYDRVYPQYGFSRHKGYPTRAHKESLKAHGPSPIHRRSFRPVRDCLAK
- the rplS gene encoding 50S ribosomal protein L19 — its product is MHKLIKLMEAKYMKKDIGAFNIGDTLDVQLKIVEEGKSRIQTFEGILIGRQGSGLNETITVRKISYGEGVELVLPLHSPSIDSIRLAKKGDVRRAKLYYLKKKIGKATRVEEKIEHAESGAPASPETPTAPAGEASK
- the trmD gene encoding tRNA (guanosine(37)-N1)-methyltransferase TrmD, with product MMRIDVLTLFPAMFPNILGESMLKRAQAKRLVAIKVHNLRDWTDDAHRTADDKPFGGGAGMVMKVEPVYRALRELKKGYRVSGIGCRVVLLTPQGKKLEQKAVKRLARYKRIILVCGHYEGFDERIRGFADEEISIGDYILTCGELPALVLIDSIVRLIPGVLGHNESVKDESFESGLLEYPQYTRPAEFKGMKVPDILISGDHKKIAEWRKREATERTRERRPDLLRIKGQEASNRKDEKHA
- the rpsP gene encoding 30S ribosomal protein S16 encodes the protein MPAVIRLKRIGAKKKPAHKIVVMDKRRARDSKSIEILGSYDPKTDPATVRVDKERAEYWLGVGAVPTPIVATLLKKQGIKKPAAKK
- the murA gene encoding UDP-N-acetylglucosamine 1-carboxyvinyltransferase, whose protein sequence is MDKLLVEGGRRLEGTVTISGAKNACLPILAATLLTDDKSVVRNIPALRDMSTMLKILKNFDVRVQQDRDRIAVEPAGYRKSRAPYELVSTMRASICVLGPLLAKQKYAEVSFPGGCVIGPRPIDLHLKGLKALGAKIKVEAGYIIADGSRMRGTTVYLGGHFGSSVLATDNIMTAATLTKGITVIENAACEPEVVDLATFLVRMGAKIKGYGTHRIIIEGVKRLHGAEHDVISDRIEAGTYMVAAAITKGDITLKNAKLEHLMALVDKLTEAGLDIKKVPNGFRARYVRKLKPVDVTTLPFPGFPTDMQAQVMSLMAVTDGISVITEKIYPDRFIHISELGRMGADIILEGPTAIVKGVRNLSGAPVMASDLRASAALVLAGLVAKGRTEVQRIYHLDRGYEKLEEKLTSLGAKVWREKDK
- the prmC gene encoding peptide chain release factor N(5)-glutamine methyltransferase, whose amino-acid sequence is MIATVKPFTPIQYIIGRTEFCGLDLVVDERVLIPRPETELVVGRVIDILKGPQSIVHSPRLLDLCTGSGNIAIALTKSVTQCKIIASDISEEALAVAQLNAGRFGVREKIEFVKSDLFDDIEGEFDIVVSNPPYVARREFDGLQREVLQEPRIAIDGGEDGLDFYRKILRDGPRHLKRDGLIVFEIGYGQLDGILGIAKERGRYEPVDIVKDHNGIERVLTLKWISC